A genome region from Bacillaceae bacterium IKA-2 includes the following:
- a CDS encoding aldehyde ferredoxin oxidoreductase family protein, with the protein MNLGGYRNHEAWVNLTDGAIEYRKLNEADAVKYVGARGLGVKYMVDNKIYNAEPFSPENMLAVMTGPLTGTRIVMSGRLCTVTRSPLTGTVTDSHMGGWTAARLKWAGFDNLIFTGKSDFPVYLYVEDGKVELKDASTLWGKTTRETIKVLQDLYGEKDTSVMAIGQGGENKVLYAGWMNEDDRASGRGGTGAVAGSKNLKAIVIKATQKGNMPQPALPDKYPAAIKSGLTAINEGALTAPNKGGLSVYGTNVLMNIMNEVGALPYKNSQETYFEGADDISGEAINAEILVGEPTCHACPVACKKEVEVKEGKYKTRTESFEYESAWALGGNCGTSNKEAIAYLINQCNDYGIDTIELGNTFSMAMEASEKGLIEEKLEWGDVDTMIALVEKIVQREGIGNILADGPGRAAAKFGNADLAMVVKNQSIPAYDPRGVQGIGLAYATSNRGACHLRGYTIAAEIAGIPEAVDRLTVEGKGNLLKIFQDLHAFSDSLDLCKFSSFSENADIYAEQYSAVVGIELTGDDIMKIGERVYNLERYFNNQAGFDGKDDTLPKRFLTEPATGNSAGELSHLPEMLKEYYEVRGWQDGVVTKEKLKELEIEVSVGA; encoded by the coding sequence ATGAATTTAGGTGGATATCGTAATCATGAAGCTTGGGTAAACTTAACCGATGGAGCAATAGAGTACCGCAAACTTAACGAAGCAGATGCTGTGAAATATGTAGGAGCGCGGGGACTAGGCGTAAAGTACATGGTCGACAACAAAATTTACAATGCCGAACCATTTTCACCGGAAAATATGCTAGCAGTTATGACTGGACCTTTAACAGGAACAAGAATTGTGATGAGTGGACGTCTTTGCACAGTGACGCGGTCTCCGTTGACTGGGACTGTCACAGATTCTCATATGGGGGGCTGGACAGCGGCGAGACTGAAGTGGGCAGGTTTTGATAATTTAATCTTTACTGGCAAAAGTGATTTCCCAGTTTACTTATACGTTGAAGATGGAAAAGTAGAATTAAAGGATGCCTCAACTTTGTGGGGTAAAACGACGCGAGAAACGATAAAAGTATTACAAGACCTTTATGGAGAAAAAGATACAAGTGTTATGGCAATAGGGCAGGGTGGAGAAAATAAAGTTCTCTACGCTGGTTGGATGAATGAAGATGATCGTGCTTCAGGACGTGGGGGAACAGGTGCTGTTGCTGGATCAAAAAATTTAAAAGCGATTGTCATTAAAGCAACGCAAAAAGGTAATATGCCGCAACCTGCATTACCAGATAAGTACCCGGCCGCAATTAAGAGTGGGTTGACAGCTATTAACGAAGGAGCCTTAACTGCACCTAATAAAGGCGGTTTATCGGTTTATGGTACAAACGTATTAATGAACATTATGAATGAAGTCGGAGCACTTCCTTACAAAAACTCTCAAGAAACATATTTTGAGGGAGCAGATGACATTAGTGGTGAAGCAATTAATGCTGAGATTTTAGTTGGTGAGCCAACTTGCCATGCCTGTCCGGTCGCTTGTAAGAAAGAAGTCGAAGTGAAAGAGGGAAAATATAAGACAAGAACAGAAAGTTTTGAATATGAATCAGCTTGGGCGCTAGGCGGTAACTGTGGAACGTCGAATAAAGAAGCGATTGCCTATTTAATTAACCAGTGTAATGATTATGGAATTGATACCATTGAATTAGGGAACACATTCTCGATGGCAATGGAAGCATCTGAAAAGGGCTTAATTGAAGAGAAACTCGAGTGGGGTGATGTCGACACGATGATCGCTTTGGTTGAAAAAATTGTCCAACGCGAGGGAATTGGCAACATTTTAGCAGATGGACCAGGTAGAGCAGCCGCGAAATTTGGAAATGCAGATCTTGCAATGGTTGTTAAAAATCAATCTATTCCGGCTTATGACCCGCGTGGTGTACAAGGAATTGGTTTAGCGTACGCAACAAGTAACCGCGGTGCATGTCATTTACGTGGGTATACAATTGCAGCTGAAATTGCTGGTATTCCAGAGGCTGTTGATCGTCTTACGGTTGAAGGCAAAGGAAATCTACTAAAAATATTCCAGGATCTTCATGCCTTCTCGGATTCTCTTGATCTATGTAAATTTTCGTCATTCTCTGAAAATGCGGATATCTATGCCGAGCAATATTCAGCAGTTGTTGGTATTGAATTAACCGGTGATGATATTATGAAGATCGGTGAGCGAGTTTATAATCTTGAACGCTACTTCAATAATCAAGCTGGGTTTGACGGCAAGGATGATACACTACCAAAACGTTTCTTAACAGAGCCTGCAACTGGTAATTCAGCTGGCGAACTGAGTCACTTACCAGAAATGCTAAAAGAATACTATGAAGTTAGAGGCTGGCAGGACGGAGTAGTCACAAAAGAAAAGCTAAAAGAACTTGAAATTGAAGTTAGTGTAGGAGCATAA
- a CDS encoding ubiquitin-like small modifier protein 1 gives MLIKVFANFREICGAKTVTLTVEEGQPILSLLNELIEQFPLMNDELFTKEKQVKPLVHVFINGRNIIHLNGLSTPVLATDQIALFPPVAGG, from the coding sequence ATGTTAATTAAAGTGTTTGCAAACTTTCGTGAGATCTGCGGTGCCAAGACAGTGACGCTCACAGTCGAAGAAGGACAACCAATTTTGTCTCTCTTAAACGAATTGATTGAACAATTCCCACTAATGAATGACGAGCTTTTTACAAAAGAGAAACAGGTAAAGCCACTAGTTCATGTTTTTATAAACGGTAGAAATATTATTCATTTAAATGGCTTATCCACACCTGTACTTGCAACAGATCAAATTGCCTTATTCCCTCCAGTGGCAGGTGGATAA
- the cimA gene encoding citramalate synthase — MGEQVFIYDTTLRDGTQGEGISLSVDDKLKIVEKLDQLGVHYIEGGWPGSNPKDMEFFQRAKELQLSNARIAAFGSTTRIGVNAKDDENLQKLIECGVTVVTIFGKSWDFQVTEALRTTLEENLRMIADSVMFLKGNGVEVIFDAEHFFDGYKHNQKYALAAIKAAEDAGADCITLCDTNGGTLPHEITEIVKVVCDVTNIQVGIHCHNDGEVAVANSLAAVQAGARQVQGTMNGYGERCGNANLISVIPNLQMKLDFQCILEENLSKLTLISKYVHEIANQSAPSNQPFVGRSAFAHKGGMHVSAVLKHPETYEHVKPELLGNTRRVLVSELSGQSNLIFKAKEWNCTFDKKDPTSKKLLEMMKEKEHQGYQYEAAEASFELLVKKSFAEWKEYFSLDFYKIFIEKNGADLFSTEAVVKLCVQDEMVLTAAEGNGPVNALDHALRKGLEQFYPIIKNMYLSDYKVRVLDETDATASKVRVLIESSDGKETWSTIGVSGNIIKASWLALVDSLQYYLMKHDNEIVLKHPKQEEICLGLKNH; from the coding sequence TTGGGAGAACAAGTTTTTATTTATGATACGACCCTGCGTGATGGTACGCAGGGTGAAGGTATTAGCTTATCGGTAGATGATAAACTAAAAATTGTTGAAAAATTAGACCAACTTGGTGTTCACTATATTGAAGGTGGTTGGCCTGGTAGTAACCCGAAAGATATGGAGTTTTTTCAAAGGGCAAAGGAGCTTCAGCTTAGTAACGCAAGGATTGCTGCTTTTGGCAGTACGACAAGAATTGGTGTCAATGCAAAAGACGATGAAAATTTACAAAAGCTAATTGAATGTGGAGTAACTGTTGTAACAATTTTTGGTAAATCGTGGGATTTTCAAGTGACAGAAGCGTTAAGAACAACTTTAGAAGAAAACTTACGAATGATAGCGGATTCAGTAATGTTTTTAAAAGGAAATGGAGTAGAAGTTATTTTTGATGCTGAACATTTTTTTGATGGCTATAAGCATAATCAAAAATATGCATTGGCAGCAATTAAAGCAGCTGAGGATGCAGGGGCTGACTGTATCACTCTTTGTGACACAAACGGCGGAACTTTACCTCATGAAATTACTGAAATTGTTAAAGTGGTCTGTGACGTAACAAACATTCAGGTAGGCATCCATTGTCATAATGATGGTGAAGTTGCCGTTGCGAATTCTCTTGCTGCTGTTCAAGCAGGAGCACGCCAAGTGCAAGGAACAATGAATGGATATGGTGAGCGATGTGGCAATGCCAATTTAATTTCAGTCATTCCCAACTTGCAAATGAAACTAGATTTTCAATGTATTCTCGAAGAAAACTTGTCAAAATTAACGTTGATTTCAAAATATGTTCATGAAATTGCTAACCAATCTGCACCGAGTAATCAGCCTTTTGTAGGTAGAAGTGCTTTTGCACATAAAGGCGGGATGCATGTAAGTGCTGTATTAAAACACCCTGAGACTTATGAGCATGTAAAGCCAGAGTTGTTAGGGAACACGCGTCGTGTGCTTGTCTCAGAGCTTTCAGGACAAAGTAATTTAATTTTTAAAGCAAAAGAATGGAATTGTACTTTTGATAAGAAAGATCCAACGAGTAAGAAGCTTCTTGAAATGATGAAAGAAAAGGAACATCAAGGTTATCAATATGAAGCAGCAGAGGCTTCTTTTGAACTGTTAGTCAAAAAAAGCTTTGCTGAATGGAAAGAATATTTTTCACTTGATTTTTATAAGATTTTTATTGAAAAAAATGGAGCTGACCTTTTTTCAACAGAAGCGGTAGTAAAACTTTGTGTTCAAGATGAAATGGTATTAACAGCAGCTGAAGGAAATGGCCCTGTTAACGCACTAGACCATGCTCTCCGAAAAGGATTGGAACAATTTTATCCAATCATTAAGAACATGTATTTATCAGATTATAAAGTTCGCGTTTTAGACGAGACGGATGCAACCGCATCAAAAGTTCGTGTCTTGATCGAGTCGTCGGACGGAAAAGAAACATGGAGTACAATCGGTGTATCTGGAAATATTATTAAAGCTAGTTGGCTTGCGCTTGTTGATAGTCTTCAATATTATTTAATGAAACATGATAATGAAATTGTACTGAAACATCCCAAGCAAGAAGAGATTTGTCTTGGATTAAAAAACCACTAA
- the trpB gene encoding tryptophan synthase subunit beta: MNVKKDEKGYFGEFGGSFVPPQLQPVLDRLEDAFETYKNDPDFLEEYSYYLKDYVGRENPLTFAKRLTEKLAGAKIYLKREDLNHTGAHKINNVLGQILLAKRMGAHRIIAETGAGQHGVATATACAMLGMECIIYMGVEDMRRQALNVFRMELLGAKVTAVNKGQGRLKDAVDEALNDLIENYQDTFYLLGSAVGPHPFPSMVRHFQAIISKESKRQILEKEGRLPNMVVACVGGGSNAIGAFAEFIPEASVRLVGVEPEEAASLTKGTPGVLHGFRCLMLQDEAGNPLPTHSISAGLDYPGIGPEHSQLKVSGRAEYYAVSKKEVLDAFQVLSRTEGIIPALESAHAVAYVLKEAPKMSKEDIIIINISGRGDKDVHEVSLLLEDQ, from the coding sequence ATTAATGTTAAAAAGGATGAAAAAGGTTATTTTGGAGAGTTCGGGGGCTCATTTGTGCCACCACAACTGCAGCCGGTACTAGACCGGTTAGAGGATGCTTTTGAAACGTATAAGAATGACCCTGATTTTCTTGAAGAGTATTCATATTATTTGAAGGATTATGTCGGGAGAGAAAATCCACTTACCTTTGCTAAACGTTTAACTGAAAAGTTAGCAGGTGCAAAAATTTATTTAAAGCGAGAAGATTTAAATCATACAGGAGCACATAAAATTAATAACGTTTTAGGGCAAATTTTACTTGCGAAAAGAATGGGTGCCCATCGAATTATTGCTGAAACCGGTGCAGGGCAGCATGGAGTTGCTACAGCGACAGCTTGTGCGATGTTAGGGATGGAGTGCATCATTTACATGGGAGTTGAAGACATGCGGCGTCAAGCCCTTAATGTATTTCGCATGGAACTATTAGGTGCGAAAGTAACTGCTGTTAATAAGGGGCAAGGTCGTTTGAAAGATGCTGTTGATGAAGCATTAAATGATTTAATTGAAAACTATCAAGATACCTTTTATTTATTAGGGTCAGCGGTTGGGCCACACCCGTTTCCTTCCATGGTTCGACATTTTCAAGCGATTATTAGTAAAGAGTCGAAGCGACAAATTTTAGAAAAAGAAGGTCGCCTTCCAAATATGGTTGTAGCATGTGTAGGTGGTGGAAGTAATGCGATTGGTGCTTTTGCTGAATTTATACCTGAGGCGAGCGTACGCTTAGTTGGAGTTGAACCTGAGGAAGCTGCAAGTTTAACAAAAGGAACACCAGGTGTTTTACACGGTTTTAGATGTTTAATGTTACAGGACGAGGCGGGAAATCCATTGCCTACCCACTCGATTTCAGCGGGCTTAGACTATCCAGGAATCGGCCCTGAGCACAGCCAATTAAAGGTCAGTGGACGTGCCGAATACTACGCAGTATCAAAAAAGGAAGTGTTGGATGCATTTCAAGTGTTGTCTCGTACTGAAGGGATTATTCCAGCTTTAGAAAGTGCGCATGCTGTTGCATACGTATTGAAAGAAGCACCGAAAATGTCTAAAGAAGACATCATTATTATTAATATATCGGGTCGTGGCGATAAAGATGTGCATGAAGTATCACTTCTTTTAGAAGATCAATAA
- a CDS encoding TIGR03943 family protein: MNSKGDLSFHAYIRGVILFGFALLILGLIISDNIKYYIAPKMMPFIYFSVIIFFILGAIQIFRSTNKGQSDEEDCDCGLEHQVGGATWVKLIVYSIFILPLVMGFVIPDQALNSSVAANRGVIYGSGNNQPITEDQSSTPRADQYLNDREGYVASIEGNSTEDVEDVEDIEHYQIEDFYTEDGFNDYYDELLAELINEPLILVTEENYLDIMTLLDLHLERFIGKEIVTTGFVFREPDFNENRIVVARFAMTCCTADAGVYGTLVESDDAHLYEDDAWLRVRGTITKTEYNNYELPVIQIQEVTIIPEPDSPYVYPSFR, translated from the coding sequence ATGAATAGTAAAGGCGATTTAAGTTTCCATGCTTATATTCGTGGGGTTATTCTCTTTGGTTTTGCCCTATTAATCTTAGGACTAATCATCAGTGATAATATTAAGTACTATATCGCTCCAAAGATGATGCCTTTTATTTATTTTTCTGTAATCATATTTTTCATATTAGGTGCCATTCAAATTTTCCGAAGTACAAACAAAGGCCAATCCGATGAAGAGGACTGCGACTGTGGCTTAGAACATCAAGTAGGAGGGGCTACTTGGGTCAAGCTAATCGTTTATTCGATTTTTATTTTACCGCTAGTAATGGGGTTTGTTATCCCTGACCAAGCCTTAAACAGTTCAGTTGCAGCGAATCGCGGGGTCATCTACGGTTCCGGAAATAACCAACCTATTACAGAAGATCAGAGCAGTACTCCAAGAGCTGACCAGTATTTAAACGACCGTGAAGGCTATGTAGCGAGTATAGAAGGTAACTCTACTGAGGATGTTGAGGATGTTGAGGATATCGAGCATTACCAAATTGAAGATTTTTACACCGAAGATGGGTTTAATGACTATTACGACGAATTACTGGCTGAACTTATCAATGAACCTCTTATTTTAGTTACTGAGGAAAACTATTTAGATATCATGACTCTTTTAGATTTACACTTGGAACGCTTCATTGGCAAAGAGATTGTAACAACAGGATTCGTATTCAGAGAACCTGATTTTAATGAAAATCGGATCGTAGTTGCTAGATTTGCTATGACATGTTGTACTGCAGATGCAGGAGTATATGGGACTTTGGTAGAAAGTGATGATGCCCATCTTTATGAGGATGACGCTTGGCTTAGAGTTAGAGGCACAATTACTAAAACAGAATACAATAATTACGAATTACCCGTTATCCAGATCCAGGAAGTAACCATTATCCCTGAACCTGATTCACCGTATGTATATCCAAGCTTTCGATAA
- a CDS encoding permease, whose translation MNLKESVSSLGKDLLGVALLLVFLLLFFNIEKIKDSIALSNLPDTMVNVNTIFISIIIEAFPFILLGVFVSALIQIYVSEDKIQKFLPKNALAALLPAALLGAIFPICECAIVPVVRRLIKKGMPLHVGVVFLVGAPILNPVVFASTFYAFRNNPTVLYSRMGLAFILAILIGAIMYFIFRNKTDQLKWSKEELMGKQVTQVVVPTKKSNRFKQTMYHAADEFFMMGKYLIAGAFIAALFQTLLDRSLLQALGSNEYSATFVMMAFAYVLSLCSEADAFVAASFANNFTTSSIIAFLVYGPMIDLKNTIMLLAFFKTKFVLVFIATVTISVFGSVLLLNFFIL comes from the coding sequence GTGAACTTAAAAGAGTCCGTATCATCCCTAGGAAAAGATTTACTCGGGGTAGCATTATTACTAGTATTTTTATTACTTTTTTTTAATATAGAAAAAATTAAAGATTCAATTGCCTTGTCCAATTTACCTGATACTATGGTTAATGTAAATACGATTTTTATCAGTATTATCATTGAAGCCTTTCCGTTTATTTTACTAGGTGTCTTCGTTTCGGCGTTAATACAAATTTATGTTTCCGAAGATAAAATCCAAAAGTTTTTACCTAAAAATGCACTAGCAGCACTTTTACCAGCCGCTTTATTGGGTGCGATTTTCCCGATTTGTGAATGTGCCATTGTTCCAGTCGTTCGCCGCTTAATAAAAAAAGGGATGCCCTTACATGTCGGTGTTGTATTTTTAGTAGGCGCTCCAATTTTAAATCCAGTTGTTTTCGCCTCAACTTTTTATGCCTTTAGAAACAACCCTACTGTTCTTTATTCTCGGATGGGATTAGCTTTCATTTTAGCTATTTTAATAGGCGCGATTATGTATTTTATTTTCCGAAACAAGACCGATCAATTAAAATGGAGCAAAGAAGAGTTAATGGGTAAACAAGTAACTCAAGTTGTTGTACCTACAAAAAAATCAAATCGTTTCAAGCAAACTATGTACCATGCTGCAGATGAATTTTTTATGATGGGGAAATATTTAATTGCCGGTGCTTTTATTGCCGCCTTGTTCCAAACATTGTTAGATAGAAGCTTATTACAAGCATTAGGCTCAAATGAATATTCAGCAACATTTGTGATGATGGCTTTTGCTTACGTGTTATCGTTGTGCTCAGAAGCAGATGCCTTTGTAGCAGCCTCATTTGCTAATAACTTTACGACCAGTTCAATCATTGCTTTTTTAGTATACGGACCAATGATTGACTTAAAAAATACGATTATGCTTCTAGCCTTCTTTAAAACTAAATTTGTGTTAGTATTTATAGCAACAGTTACCATTTCAGTATTCGGATCGGTGTTATTATTAAACTTTTTTATTTTATAA
- a CDS encoding GTP-binding protein produces MKKTVPAYIITGFLGSGKTTVLQNILIYCKENNLKPAIVLNEIGDTNVEADLFADDSVLEMLNGCICCSIQADFTSELQMFLNSLANNEMPDVLLIEGTGVANPLEIVDALTDPQLIDVVDLYSVINLIDASKYIEYQSIFSSSKEVRDVLKSQITTSSFIILNKLDLINDKLVGKVRKKVGELKRSDTAVVETSYGEVDIQQLFERRISTHRTNSTLQLLEPNQSACCDNQTCEDHEHDHNHNHTFQALKIEIDHPIDRIQLEQWLNRLPKTIVRGKGIIALTETVGLFQFQYSSDILKIERLKTATTVKPCLILIGVDLDSVKIETTFREQFGE; encoded by the coding sequence ATGAAAAAAACAGTGCCAGCATATATTATTACGGGGTTTTTGGGTAGTGGGAAAACGACTGTCTTACAAAATATTCTTATTTATTGTAAAGAAAATAATTTAAAGCCAGCAATTGTCTTAAACGAAATCGGAGACACAAATGTAGAAGCAGATTTGTTTGCTGATGATAGTGTTCTTGAAATGCTGAACGGTTGTATTTGTTGCTCAATTCAAGCTGATTTTACGAGCGAGTTACAGATGTTTTTGAATTCGTTAGCAAATAATGAAATGCCGGATGTCCTATTGATTGAAGGCACTGGAGTTGCGAATCCCTTAGAAATAGTCGATGCACTGACAGATCCTCAACTAATTGATGTTGTTGATTTATATTCTGTTATTAATTTAATTGATGCGAGTAAGTATATAGAATATCAAAGTATTTTTTCAAGTTCCAAAGAAGTACGGGATGTTTTGAAATCACAAATTACGACAAGCTCATTTATTATTTTAAATAAACTAGATTTAATAAATGATAAGTTGGTCGGAAAAGTTCGGAAAAAAGTGGGAGAACTAAAAAGAAGTGATACAGCTGTTGTAGAAACAAGTTATGGAGAGGTTGATATCCAACAATTGTTTGAGAGGCGGATTTCGACTCACCGAACAAATTCTACATTACAACTTCTAGAACCTAATCAATCGGCTTGTTGTGACAATCAAACTTGTGAGGACCATGAACACGACCATAACCATAACCATACGTTTCAGGCGCTAAAAATTGAAATCGATCATCCAATTGATCGGATTCAGTTGGAACAGTGGTTAAACAGACTTCCAAAAACAATCGTCCGAGGCAAAGGGATTATCGCTTTGACGGAAACTGTTGGGCTATTTCAATTTCAATATTCGTCAGATATATTAAAAATAGAACGCTTAAAAACAGCAACAACTGTTAAACCCTGTTTGATTTTAATTGGTGTAGATCTGGATAGTGTCAAAATTGAGACAACTTTTCGTGAACAGTTTGGAGAATAG
- a CDS encoding TlpA disulfide reductase family protein, with amino-acid sequence MAKNRFISTIVVIVAMIFIGYVLMDSLDSKTDSASQPQQLNEETLKESGSSETLYNRIDEVGLNRGMIAPDFTLQLWGTDEKVALSSFQGQIVVLNLWATWCPPCRDEMPDLNQFYNDYKDKGVTVLGINMLMTEASLAVVDDFMEEYQITFPNVIDERISVTNQRGLVQTQLYNAITIPKTYIIDQKGHIFVAHTGIISYELIEDLVEKVKKVQ; translated from the coding sequence ATGGCAAAAAATCGTTTTATTAGCACGATTGTGGTTATCGTTGCCATGATCTTTATTGGCTACGTATTAATGGATAGCCTAGATAGTAAAACAGACTCAGCAAGTCAACCTCAACAGCTAAATGAGGAAACGCTTAAAGAAAGTGGATCATCAGAAACCTTATATAACCGTATAGATGAGGTTGGGCTAAACCGTGGAATGATCGCTCCTGATTTTACACTCCAGCTGTGGGGAACAGATGAAAAGGTTGCTCTCTCATCTTTTCAAGGCCAGATTGTCGTATTAAATTTGTGGGCAACATGGTGTCCGCCCTGTCGTGATGAAATGCCAGATTTAAACCAGTTCTACAATGACTATAAAGATAAAGGTGTTACTGTCCTTGGTATAAATATGTTAATGACTGAAGCTAGTCTAGCTGTTGTCGATGATTTTATGGAGGAATATCAAATTACTTTTCCAAATGTTATTGACGAACGTATTAGCGTAACTAATCAAAGAGGTCTTGTGCAAACGCAATTGTACAATGCGATAACTATTCCGAAAACTTACATTATTGATCAAAAAGGGCATATTTTTGTTGCTCATACTGGGATTATCTCCTATGAATTAATTGAGGATTTAGTAGAGAAAGTGAAAAAAGTTCAATAA
- the crcB gene encoding fluoride efflux transporter CrcB codes for MNWLLVGLGGAFGAMTRYAVGIFMMKKFPNPPIPIAMLLVNIVGSLSLGLILALYFEDGSYSTPLLLFLSVGFFGAFTTFSTFSVETMQLLRARKVKKAILYVFLTMILSVGFFIGGFWLVVNF; via the coding sequence ATGAATTGGCTACTAGTTGGCTTAGGTGGCGCCTTCGGTGCAATGACCCGCTACGCAGTTGGAATTTTCATGATGAAGAAATTTCCCAATCCTCCGATTCCTATAGCAATGTTACTCGTTAACATCGTTGGTTCCCTTAGTCTTGGTTTGATTTTAGCTTTATATTTTGAAGATGGTAGTTACTCGACACCATTATTATTATTTTTAAGTGTAGGATTTTTTGGAGCGTTTACAACTTTTTCAACATTTAGTGTAGAAACGATGCAACTGTTGCGGGCGAGAAAAGTAAAGAAAGCTATATTATATGTTTTTTTGACGATGATTCTTTCTGTTGGTTTTTTTATCGGTGGTTTTTGGCTCGTTGTAAATTTTTAA
- a CDS encoding CrcB family protein, translated as MEKKHLITFLAVGIGGGLGTLLRYLINIQTVAHLFPLGTLLENLIGSFLLGLLTGWIVHLKINEILKTGLGVGFCGGFTTMSTLAADVNSLIISEYWLFISFYLSTSIFGGVALAFIGYIWAEKGSFKYKSRREVGEVE; from the coding sequence ATGGAAAAAAAACATCTAATAACATTTTTAGCTGTCGGCATTGGTGGCGGACTAGGAACACTATTGCGCTATTTGATTAACATTCAAACAGTTGCCCATCTATTTCCGTTAGGTACATTACTTGAAAATCTTATAGGAAGTTTTTTACTTGGGCTACTGACAGGCTGGATTGTACATCTTAAAATAAATGAAATCCTTAAAACGGGACTTGGTGTTGGGTTTTGTGGCGGCTTCACGACGATGTCCACTTTAGCTGCTGATGTTAATAGCTTGATTATAAGTGAATATTGGTTATTTATTAGTTTCTATCTTAGTACTTCAATATTTGGCGGTGTTGCATTAGCGTTTATTGGCTATATTTGGGCTGAAAAAGGAAGTTTTAAATATAAATCAAGAAGAGAAGTAGGTGAGGTGGAATGA
- the uppP gene encoding undecaprenyl-diphosphatase UppP — MSIIEAIIFGIVQGLTEFLPISSTAHIVITQLILGTTFPGLTFEIFLHLASILAVIIYFRKDLFLVIVGFISYFKTKSEQNRIQFFFGLYIIVATVITGGIGLLLKDLVGDVMKTPPFIAGALVVTGLGLVFIERVHRYGTRTEKDMTFLDAIIVGLAQTLAVLPGISRSGSTLIAALIVGLDRDTAVRYSFLLVIPVILGSTVLAVGEVSNDIFAAIGAPALIVSFITTVIFSWLGIIWLIDFLKRSKLIYFAVYCFVLAILVFFFIEPATVIEL, encoded by the coding sequence ATGTCTATTATTGAAGCAATTATTTTTGGGATTGTCCAAGGTTTAACCGAATTTTTACCGATATCTAGTACAGCACATATTGTCATTACCCAACTTATTTTAGGGACGACATTTCCTGGATTAACCTTTGAAATCTTTTTACACCTTGCCTCAATTTTGGCAGTTATTATTTATTTCAGAAAAGATTTATTCCTAGTCATTGTTGGTTTTATAAGTTATTTTAAAACGAAATCTGAGCAAAATCGTATTCAGTTTTTCTTTGGACTTTATATTATCGTGGCTACAGTTATCACAGGAGGCATAGGATTATTACTGAAAGACCTCGTTGGCGATGTAATGAAAACTCCGCCATTTATCGCTGGTGCCCTTGTTGTTACAGGTTTAGGGTTAGTGTTTATCGAACGTGTCCATAGGTATGGGACAAGAACTGAAAAAGATATGACTTTTCTGGATGCGATCATCGTTGGGTTAGCACAAACATTAGCTGTTTTGCCAGGGATTTCTCGGTCTGGATCAACGTTAATTGCCGCACTTATTGTCGGACTTGATCGTGATACAGCTGTGCGCTATTCTTTTTTACTTGTTATACCAGTTATTTTAGGGTCAACAGTTCTTGCAGTTGGTGAAGTTAGTAATGATATTTTTGCTGCCATTGGTGCACCTGCACTTATTGTCTCATTTATTACAACTGTAATCTTTTCGTGGCTTGGGATTATTTGGTTGATTGATTTTCTGAAAAGAAGTAAACTAATATATTTTGCAGTTTACTGTTTTGTTCTTGCGATTTTAGTTTTCTTTTTTATCGAACCAGCGACAGTCATTGAGCTTTAA